The genomic region CGAGGAAGAGAAAATTCATCTCTGACTTGCGAGCGAAGGTTTTCCAGTCGAGACTTAAACGAACTGAAGATGAGAACCAGACGCGCATGGCTGAACGCTCCATAAGCGGGTCTGCGTATCTTTAGAATTTTCTTTGCTCGGGAATAATGACACAGTCTAGAGAAGACCGTACGGAAAGAGAGGGGGaggatattgaaaaaaaaaaaaaaaagtgaaaggatAGGCTTGGGAAATTGCGATGATGCCACCGGCTGTCACTGCGGGAGCTGCCAAAGGGCATCTAGAACACGTCTGGGCATAAATACCTGGGAACTGGGCCAATAACGTTTAACGATATTATTTTCTGGTGCAATTTCCTTTCAGCCGGGCTGCTGTTGGCTATTGGCATCCCATAGAAAGGGAAAAGCACGTCAGGTGACaggtaaataataacaagatCGCCAACAGCAATCTTGGGTGTGTTCCGTATCGACCAGATTTCGTATATAAAGGCGAATGGAAATGGATTGGAAACACATCAGTTCGATTGTAGaacaaacaaagaacaaaTTCTACCAAGCAACAATGAACAAGGTATATCCAGTTATGTCCTAAACTTTAATTTGAAACATTCTAACGTTTCGAATCGTTCGCAGTTCATCGTCTTTGCCACTTTGATCGCCGCGGCTGTTGCCGCTGAGCTTCCCGGTTACGCAAAGCCTTCCTACCCAGCTGCTGGTTATGCCAAGCCCGAGGAATACGTAAGTTACAGATTAAATAATTATATCCAACAGGAATTAAGGATTCAAATTGATACTTTCAGGCTCCGATGCCGTACAGCTTTGATTGGAACGTCAAGGATGAGCCAAGCTACAACGACTTCGGACACAAGGAGACGAGCGATGGCAACGTAGTCACCGGATCTTACCGCGTCGTTCTTCCCGATGGCCGCACCCAAATTGTCACCTACAAGGCCGATGAGAACGGATTCGTCGCTGACGTGAAATACGAAGGAGAAGCCAAGTACCCCGCACCCGAATACAAACCGGCCTCCaaatattaaatgaactccaatttacaagcagattctttcttttttaatataaaaattcaaatcccGTTCGCtcaacacaaacaaaatttgatcggataaaaatttttcatttccggaacgtaattttcttttgcccaTTCGAGCTTTGGATAATttatgtcttttctttttcaacgtGTAAAACATCCATTGTGAATACACAAACCCACAGATTTGTATAATAATGAGCTGACATTGGGTCATTCCGCTTTCTTTTACACGAGCACCGGATCCATCTTTTTCCCGACCGATCACGGGTGGTCTTTCTCGGACCAGCGTTTCCAATTCGAGAGACGTTTCTAttacaaagcaaaaaaaaaacatgcatatttaaaatgttgtacacacacataccTCAGCCGTTAATTGTTCGTACATTTTTGCACGGTTAACGGAATTACTTGAAccacttcttttttcagaTTTAAATATGTTTCTCTTGCCCCGTCCAAACTTTCACTGGCCATTTACACGAAACGTGGCAGTCCATTCTTCTGAAATTTCTCTCTGTTTCTTCCGTTAAAATGTTCAATTACACACGAAGGCCGAAAGAGCTCACGTCGGGTAATAATAAAGCGCTTTTTCATTATCATCGTATGCACTTCATTACAGAAACTAACTTGTGGCATCATGAACTAATTGTGCACGTTTTTCGCCATGTCAAAAGTcgctttattattattcattctGTACTACTCGCCTTTCACTCCCattctttcctttctcttgCTAAGATGCTGCACTGTTGTATCACAACGAAACAGTCCTGTCTAGTCAcaatcttttcctttcttctttaaaatttcCACCATCAtctatttaataattttttctttccccagcCTGTAAGACGATGGCCTTATCGCATAACTACCTGCTGGTATAGCAAAAGCCTCCAGCCTCCGCGGCGGGACGTCCGCACAGATATGAACCGCTGATTCTTGGCTGTGTGTGAGCTACATGATTTCCGATTCATTAGAGCAGGACACGCAAACGAACTGCCATCCTCTACACGGATAGTATACAACCCACACGaagcatttttgttttttttgttttttttaaacaaaaaatatgtatgCATTGAATTTACATACAACCCCATTCACCTCCATCTATTTTCGTGTGTGTCATCTTCGATATGTTGCgctgttttccctttttgggATTTTTCGTTCAACTTTTCGTTCGTTCGCGGCCAAAGAGGAGGAAAGTGTGCACACGAAGCTGTAAAATGCAAGAAAATGGCCTAGAGTTTTTACAGAGTTTATATGACCTCAATGTGAAATGACCCTGTCGCTATAGtttctaaacaaaacattttttagcataaaaatatatataagcAATTGATAACACGGGATGAGAGCATGGCTGTTCGAGAAAGGCGACCAGCAAAACATGAAGACCAACTGTCAGATCGAAAAGAGCGAACGAAGACGTGACCGCGGTACCGAAAAACAGCGCTTCTGAATCGGTCGTGATGTTGTGCTCCGATATGCAATGCACAAACTTAACATTGTATACGAATTTGCATACGCGGGGAGTGAAACTATTATGGTATATACCTACTTTTCTcattgttttctaatttttttttctttccctctctttcAGAAATGGTAGAACCCAAAAATAGAGAGAGCCCATCGTAAACATTTTAAGGAGAACGTCCCGAATCTTCGTCTTCTGAACGTGTTTCAATAGATCGAATCAAAGACaaagaagggaagaaaaagaaaaaattaatatccACTCGCTTTCGTTCGTGATCATGTCAGCcgattgagaaaaaaagaatcgaacagttagaaaaaaaaaaaaaagtatagaaAACAGCAGTTCATTGTGCATGTCGGGTGCGCCTGTCACGACTACCGTCCGCACAATACGTTGCCTAATAGAAAATTGCTGGTTGAGTCCCTTTTTCTATGTGTGCATCGGTCGTTCTCGTGAATCCCGCGTTTTCGTAATTCTACATACAGCGTAACAGCAATGACATCGCACCATTGGAAATCAATGGACAATTGTCTCTTAAGGAGGTGTACAGGTACAAATCCAAGGCAACTCGACTTGTTGACCTTGCGGTTCAGCTATAAGATAATAAATAGAAATTctaatgcttttttttttgttgttgtacttcttcttttgttgcaATTTCATAGTGAGAAATGACATGACCTTTGTAATTCATTGAGTTGGAACATACGTT from Daphnia carinata strain CSIRO-1 chromosome 6, CSIRO_AGI_Dcar_HiC_V3, whole genome shotgun sequence harbors:
- the LOC130690064 gene encoding cuticle protein 7-like, translating into MEMDWKHISSIVEQTKNKFYQATMNKFIVFATLIAAAVAAELPGYAKPSYPAAGYAKPEEYAPMPYSFDWNVKDEPSYNDFGHKETSDGNVVTGSYRVVLPDGRTQIVTYKADENGFVADVKYEGEAKYPAPEYKPASKY